Part of the bacterium genome, TCGCGAGAATTGCCAATGAGATTAGTATAAGATTATCATTGGCAGTATAAATATTTGTGCCGGTAAAAATATGAAATATGGTATTGGGGATCGAATAACGGTCCATCGCGGGAATCCAATAATTTTCTTCGACTTGGCCGAGCTGACGGAGTAGTATCGGCAGCCAAGGCAGGAATATTATTAAAGAGGTGCAGTAGGCGATAGCCGCGCCTTTGACGTTTTCGCTTTTTATCCATTCGGCAATTTTTAAGCCATAATTTTTAATTGCCCAGAAAATCATAAATAGCGCTTGGGCGGCTACGGAAAAGATCAAATAATAATGCGTATAAATAGCCAGTGCCGCGCTTACGCCATATAATATCCACCAGCGATATTTTTTTATTCCCGCCTTCAGGCTTGCGAATATATTTTTCGGCGCCGGTTTTTTATCGGCTAAACCGCTGATCCAGTCGCATTTTTTAATAGAGATATCGCAGGCGTTTTTTAGCGTTTCTTTTTCGGAGGTATTATGCGCTTCAATCGCTTTGACCAAAAGCCAGCTCGAAAACATTATTAAAAATGTGCCAAGCGTATACATTCTGGCTTCGGTCGCGTATTGGATCTGAAAAGGATTTATCGCGATGAAAGCGGCCGCAATTAAACTAAGTTTTTCATATTTAAACGCAGCTTTGACAAACAGATAGGTGAAAAATATCGTTAGAATTCCAAAAAACGCGGAGAAAAGACGCAAAGAGAGCAAGCTGTCGCCTAAAACAATATCCCAAATACGGAGTATTATGTAATAAAGAGGCGGGTGGACATCAAGTATGATGCGTTGGATCATTTCATTGAAAGGATAGCGTATAAGCAAGGCGGAAAATGCTTCATCGTGCCAAAGCGAAACAGCGGTGATGTTGTAAAGGCGGAGAATGGAGCCAATAAGTATGATCGCGAGCAGATACAATTTTGTTTTATTTAAAGCCATAGTTAAAGATTTATGATTTATGAATTTTAAATTTTATTCTTCAAAGACTGCCATTATTGTTTCTCCAAATTTATTTTTTTCTTCAATGGTTAAGCGCGCTTTCGGATGATATTGCCTGAATTTTTTAATATCAAATAAAGTTGACTGGGTAAAAATGATTTGATCGCCTTTTTTTAATTTTACCTCGTATGATTTTTCAGGCGTAATAAGGATGTAAGGATTATTTGTCAGGGTTGTAAAATATAGCACTGTTTGCTCGGAAAATTTATCAAGAGATAAGTAAGTTTTTATTTTATCATTTCGCTGGTTTAAATAATCGCTGACGGAAGTCAAGTCTGACCGATAAGCGTAATATGCCTCCGGGGAATTGGCGTAATAAACAAAATAAGCATTAAACGCGCCGGCAGTGAGCATGGCAATATAGAACGCAAGGGCGAATGTCGCAAGGCTAATAGCGTTAGAATTGTTTTTAAATTTATTAAGCGCGTAATTTATGATTTTCGCCAAAATTATTGCCGGAAAAATAAAAACCACCGGCATTACTCCGATCAAGCGCAAGCCATGCGGAATGCCCTCGGCGGTCGTAAGTTCCGGCACGAGCATGGCGAAAAACCAAAAAATCAGAATAATATATTTCCCGTCGCGAAAATCGGTTTTATGATAAATATATTTTGCGGACCGCCAGAGCGCATAGATCAATCCGATCAAAAAGAAAATACTGACAGCCGGCGGCAAAAAAGGCATTCCTGAAACATTGTGCCGCCAGTTCAAGTCTCCTTCGGTGAAGAAAGACCAGGCGGTTTTTTCCGCCACGGTCAAAATCGTACCGACTAGGTCGCCGTGATTCAGGCTGGCCGTGAACACGGAAACTTGTCCGGAACGGCCGACAAAAGATCCGGGGTGAGTATAAAAATAATAGCCGAGAGGAGCAAAAAAGACCAAAAAACTGACAGCGGAAATAATAAGATATTTTTTATAAGAAAGAATCGTTTCGTATAGTTGGCGCGAGGATTTATATTTAACATAAATTAAAATCGCAAAAAGCGCAGGAAGAATGACTATCATCATGCGATAAGCGATATAAGTATAAAAACCCAGCGCGAAAAAAGCGCCCGCCATGATTGCCGAGTAGATTTTTTGTCGGTCATCGCGGCTTTGGATAAATCGGACGATATAGTAAAAAACCAAAGTGGTAAAAAGCGGTACCATTATGGCGCGAAACGCGGTACGCGAAAGCGTGATATGCCAAGTGGAAACAGCCATAAAAAAAGCCGCGAGCGACGCGGTTTTAAAATTAAACATCCGGCGCGCTAAGAAAAAAAGAACAATGACTTCCGCAACCCCGATAAGCGCCGAAACAATATGATGCTGCCATGGTCCGCGGCCGAATAATTCTACGGAAAACGCCAACAGATAAAAAAATAATCCTTCGCGTCCGTTTCCTCTTTCAAAAAAAGGAGAACGATCGCCTTGGAGGATGCTGTTGATATCCAAACCGTTGGCCGCTTCGTCAGGGAAGAGTCCGCCTGGCAATTGGGTGATCTGCCAAAGGCGAAAAAAAGCGGCGATTAAGATTATAATGGTTATGGTTAAAAAATTTTTATGTTTATAAATAAATGCGGATATGACTTCTTTTGGTGAATTGCTCATTTGTATTGGTTTTTAATTTATGGTAAAATGATTATACATATATAATAGCA contains:
- a CDS encoding glycosyltransferase family 39 protein; the encoded protein is MSNSPKEVISAFIYKHKNFLTITIIILIAAFFRLWQITQLPGGLFPDEAANGLDINSILQGDRSPFFERGNGREGLFFYLLAFSVELFGRGPWQHHIVSALIGVAEVIVLFFLARRMFNFKTASLAAFFMAVSTWHITLSRTAFRAIMVPLFTTLVFYYIVRFIQSRDDRQKIYSAIMAGAFFALGFYTYIAYRMMIVILPALFAILIYVKYKSSRQLYETILSYKKYLIISAVSFLVFFAPLGYYFYTHPGSFVGRSGQVSVFTASLNHGDLVGTILTVAEKTAWSFFTEGDLNWRHNVSGMPFLPPAVSIFFLIGLIYALWRSAKYIYHKTDFRDGKYIILIFWFFAMLVPELTTAEGIPHGLRLIGVMPVVFIFPAIILAKIINYALNKFKNNSNAISLATFALAFYIAMLTAGAFNAYFVYYANSPEAYYAYRSDLTSVSDYLNQRNDKIKTYLSLDKFSEQTVLYFTTLTNNPYILITPEKSYEVKLKKGDQIIFTQSTLFDIKKFRQYHPKARLTIEEKNKFGETIMAVFEE
- a CDS encoding glycosyltransferase family 39 protein yields the protein MALNKTKLYLLAIILIGSILRLYNITAVSLWHDEAFSALLIRYPFNEMIQRIILDVHPPLYYIILRIWDIVLGDSLLSLRLFSAFFGILTIFFTYLFVKAAFKYEKLSLIAAAFIAINPFQIQYATEARMYTLGTFLIMFSSWLLVKAIEAHNTSEKETLKNACDISIKKCDWISGLADKKPAPKNIFASLKAGIKKYRWWILYGVSAALAIYTHYYLIFSVAAQALFMIFWAIKNYGLKIAEWIKSENVKGAAIAYCTSLIIFLPWLPILLRQLGQVEENYWIPAMDRYSIPNTIFHIFTGTNIYTANDNLILISLAILAIFAFALKREQNNYKWLVIFSFFIPFAISAILSFNRSLYLDRYFVFVGLFYLIILAIFIESITKRLLKKIIFSILVISSILLFLRGWQNTSPTGKPGMAGASEYLFKNANPEDKVYINSSFIFFTYKYYAYRKYFGNGYPSNFNPSMIIEERNAFPDQRLYPEYLTPLLYAPGLTALRQIPHFSGTALLTDYDLLTDFNKNIRRGEIIWLVWTTGFGSDKPNVPQNWIQVDEAGFQDVFGYRGWIVVTKYRVQ